In the genome of Sulfurimonas autotrophica DSM 16294, the window ACTGTGAACAGTTATGTCTGCACCAAATTCAAAAGGACGGCATAAAACAGGTGTTGCTACGGTATTGTCAACAATTGTTAAAATATTATGCTTATTCGCGATAGCAGTGAGTGCTTCTATGTCGGCAACATCAATACTCGGATTAGTCAATGATTCAAAAAAAATCACTTTTGTCTTTTCATCAATAAGTACTTCTATCTGTTGCGGTTTATGCACATCAAAAAATCTGGCTTCAATGCCGAATCGTTTAAGCGTATGCGTGCTGAGTGTTAAGCTTCCACCGTAAAGCTGGTTAGCACAAATAATATTGTCTCCTGCTTGGGCCGCATTGGCTAGTGCAAAAAATATTGCACTCATACCGCTTGCAGTAGCGATTGCTGCCTCCCCGCCTTCAAGTGCGGTAAAACGTTTTTCAAAAACATCAGTTGTAGGGTTATTTAAACGTGTATATATATTGCCAAGTTCTTTTAGCGCAAAGAGGTTTGCCGCATGCTCAACATCACGAAATTCATAAGCAGTAGTTTGATAAATTGGAACAGCCATTGTTCTCTGGGAGTCTTTTTCATATCCGGCATGAAGCGCTAGTGTTTGTAAATCCATAGGTTAACCTTTATTCTGATTGAGTGTTTCATCTTTGATTTTTTGTAAAAATTCTAAAATATTTTCTTGATATGCCAAGGTGTCATTGTCGTAGGTATATTTTAAAAATTCTCTGAGTGCATCGACATCTATTTTTTTTGCATAACGAGGGACAATTTTCAACTCTTTTTGTATATTGAATGCCAATGAATCAATATCTAAACCATTATTTTCTTTTACTTTTTTGACAAGCTCTTTGGATGATAACATGAGCAGATTTGCTCTATCTGTATCATCCTTATATAATTTGAGACCGATATTTTTAATTAGAACGTAGTTTTCTACAGTTGCTTCTTCATTGGCTGCAATCAAGAGGGCAAAAATTTTTGCACGAAATTCCAGTGAACCGTGATGGTGTACAAATAGTTCCCGAAATGCACTAAAAAAATGATGTTTTAGTCTAAAACCGAGTCTCATTAATCTTCCTTATGTCGTATTATACATTTTATCCATTGAAAATGGTATAATTTCAAAAATAATTGTAATAAGGAATTTTTTTATGGGTAGAGCCTTTGAATATAGAAAAGCATCAAAGTTAAAAAGATGGGGAGCAATGTCTAAATTGTTTCCAAAACTTGGGAAAGTTATCACTATGGCGGCAAAAGAGGGTGGTGGTGACCCGGATATGAATGCAAAGCTTAGAACTGCAATTTTAAATGCAAAAGCTGAAAATATGCCAAAAGATAATATTGATGCAGCTATAAAAAGAGCGACTGCCAAAGACAGTGCTGATATGAAAGAAGTAAATTTTGAAGGAAAAGCACCCCATGGTGTACTTCTTTTCATAGAGTGTGCAACTGATAATAATACAAGAACAGTTGCAAATGTAAAAAGTACCTTGAACAAAAACGGTGGAGAAATGCTTACAAACGGTTCTTTAGAATTTATGTTTTCCCGTAAAGCTCTTTTTGAATTTCCACTTTCAAACGATATGGATATTGAAGAGTTGGAATTGGAACTTATAGATGCAGGACTTGAAGAGATAGAAGCAGAAGACGGTGTTGTCTTGGTAACAGCTGATTATACAAGTTTTGGTACGATGAATGAAGCTTTAGAAAAAATGGGTGTAGAGATAACGAAAGCTACACTGGAAAGAATTGCAAATACCCCGATTGAAATCAGTGATGAAGAACATGCTGATGTAGATAAAATTTTAGAAAGACTCGAAGATGATGAAGATGTTCAAAAAGTTTATACAAATTTAGCATAAGATAAATGTACTATATAAAAAAAGAGTATGAAAATACTCTTGAGGTGAAGCAGTCAAAGTTTATTGCACATCTCACACCTTATGCCGAATATGAAACACTTCTGCAAAAACTCAAACAACGACATCCTAAAGCACGGCATTTTGTAACAGCTTATAGATATTTAAATGAATATGAGCAGATTGTTGAACACTCCAGCGATGACGGTGAACCGGCCGGAACGTCAGGCAAGCCCTCATTAATGGTTTTGCAGGGTAGGGAACTTATTAATACTGCTGTAATTGTTGTACGCTATTTCGGCGGAACAAAGCTGGGAACAGGTGGTTTAGTAAGAGCATACAGTGATGCTGTCAATTTAGTTATTGAAAAAGCAGATTTGTATGAGTATAAAAAAGAGCTGACTAAAAATATTGTCTTTGATTATAGTGATGTTCGCTTTATAGATTATGAATGTAAAGAGTTTGACATTACTATATCCCACAAAGAATTTGACTCAAAAGTATCATACAAAATTACAGCGAGTGAAGAAAATATGAAAAATTTTCTCACTAAAGCTGCTAGAATAATTACAATAGTAGAGAGATAGATAAACTATCGTCTACCTTGCACTGCATTACCCATATCCCACATTGGTAAGAAAATACCAAGCGCAAGTAATAGAACCATTGATGCTATCATAAGTAGCATAATAGGTTCTATAGCTTCACTTAAGCCATCTATAATTGCATCAAATCGCATTTTATAGTATTCAGCCACTTTTTTGATCATAGTATCAAGTGTACCACTGTCTTCACCTGCACGAATCATTTGAATAATCATATTTTCGAAAAGACCTGTTTCTTCAAGACCCTTATTGAGTGTACCGCCTTTTTCTACAGTGCTTATTACTGATTGAAGTTTCCTTTTAAGAGGTAGATTGTCTACCATTGAAGTAGCAGTATCCAGGGCTTCGGCTATAGGAATGCCGGCACGAATAAGTTCAGAAAAGACAAGTGTAAATCTACTTAAAGTCGCAAACTTTATAATGTTTTTTATTAAATATACTTTGAGCAAAAATTTATGCCAACCATATCTTAAATTTTCATAGTTATTGATTAAGTATTTAAAAACAAAAAACACAATAGCAATAATGGCTAAAACATATGGACCAAAATTGTTGAAAATATATTCAAGTTTTAATAAAATAAGTGTTGGTAAAGGCAGTTGTGCATGGAGCTCTTCAAAAATTGATTTAAACTGAGGAACTACGTAAGAAATTAAAACGGTGAATGCAATAGCCATCGCAATCATAACATTTCTAGGATATGCCATTGCTTTTTTAAATTTAACAACATTGGCTCTTATTTCTTCAAGCATATTTGCTAAAGAGTATAAAGCTTCATCCAAATTACCGGTTTTTTCTCCAAGTTCAACCATTGCAATAGTTAAATTTCCAAGTTCATAGCGAAAGTTTTGCATTGCTGAGGAAATCGAGTGCCCGGCATTAATATCTTCTGCAATTTTTGAAAAGACAAATTTTAGTGCTTCATCTGTTGTCGCACTTGCAATTTCACTGAGTGAATCATGTATAGAAATACCTGCATTCGTCATAACGGCTAATTGTCGAATCGCTGCAATAAGTGCATCCGGCTTGATTTTTCTCTTTTTTATATTTGATAAAAAACTTGTTTTAAATCTTTTAAATTGTGCTTCAAGAGGTTCTTGGGATTCTGTGACTTTGATGATAATGCCGGGAAATTTTAATTTAGCGTAACTATTTGCCTCTTTTTTGTTTTCAGCATAGAGTCCAATCTCTTCTTTTTTCCCTTTTGTTAAAACAGTTGCTACAAAATATTTCATCCTTTTGCCACCTTTAATACTTCTTCTATACTGGTTATGCCATCAATTGCTTTTTGGATACCATTTTGAAAGAGTCCTATAAACCCTTCTCCTTTAGCTTGTTCAAGCATCTGTTCTTTGGAAGCACCTTTAGCAATTAAAGAAGAGAGTTCTTCTGAAATATTAAGTACTTCACATATCATTTCCCTTCCCATATAACCTGTATCTGCACACTCTTTACAACCTTTTCCTTTGTAAAAAATTGTACCTTCTGGTACAACATCATCTATTTCTTCTAAAACGGATGCAGAGAGTGTGTCTTCTGCTTTACAATACGTACATATTTTTCTAACGAGTCTTTGTGCCTGAATAGCTACAAGAGCACCGCTGATCAGGTAATGCTCGATACCCATATCTGCCATACGTGGTATTGCACTAATGGCATCGTTAGTATGGAGTGTTGAAATGACCATGTGACCTGTTAATGCTGCTTTAATCGCAATTTCAAGTGTTTCCTGGTCACGAATTTCACCAATCATAATCTTATCAGGATCTTGTCTTAGAATTGACCTTAGTGCATCAGCAAAACTAAGACCGACTTTCGCATTGACCTGGACTTGCTGAATGAGATTCATTCTATACTCAACAGGGTCTTCAACAGTAATTATTTTATCTTCGACATTTCTGAGTTCATTTAACGCACCATACAATGTAGTAGTTTTACCACTTCCTGTAGGCCCGGTAACCAAAATGATCCCATATGGTGCTTTGAGACCTTTGAGCAGTTTTTGATAACTAACAGAATCCATGCCTGCATCTTCAAGTCTCACAAGTGCTTTTTGTTTATCTAAAACACGCATAACAATTGATTCACCGTAAAGTATTGGCAGTGTTGATATCCGAAAGTCATATTCTCTGGCTCCAACCATGGTAGAAAATCGGCCGTCTTGTGGTTTTCTTTTTTCAGCAATATCTAAATTTGCAAGAAGTTTTAGCCTGGAAGCCAGAGGTGGATAAATATCTTTTTCAAAAATAAACATTTCAGTTAATTTTCCATCTACACGCCCTCGAACCATGCAGTTCTTTTCAGTTGGTTCAATATGGACATCACTTGATCTGGAGTTAATACATGTCTTTAAAACAACATCTATAAGAAGTAAAATTGAAGATGCCTCTTGTTGCTCTTCTATAGTACTGATAGAGTTTAACTCATCGCGTATTTTTTTTACCAAATCTTTAATACTGTCTTTGAGACTAATTTTATACAAAGAAGACAAAATTTGTTTTTTTGTAGCTAAAGCGATTTTAAGAATTTTTCTTGGAAATAGTCTTTGAATGGCCTCTTGAGCATCTATATCCAATGGATCGCTAAAAGCAACAGTGACACTCATATCATCTTGAGATATTGGTATTGCATTGTGCTTTTCGAGTTGATTAAGAGGGACTTTTTCTATAAGATTATAATCCATGTCAATAGAATCAAGATCTAAAAAGAGAAGGTCAAGCTCTTGTGCCAGTCTTTCAAGTACTGCTTTTTCTTCTATGTAATCATAATTATCAATGATAGAAAGGTCATAAACACCTTCTCTTATTTGATGAACAATAAACCTGACAAGTCGTTCCATAGTCATAAAGCCAGAGAGAGTAATATCTCGAAGGATTAGGTTTTCACTAATACCTTTTGATAAAAGCCTGTCTACTTGCCCCTTCATTATTGAACCGTTAGCAAGTAAGTCAGTTGTTATTCTATCCACAATAACTCCTACCAATATACGTGACGTTTTAAAATTATTGTATCATAATATTCTTCAATAACCATTTTACTGACTCTATCACCTTTTGAAATATATAGTTTGTAACTTAGCTTCATATCAGTTGGATCTTCAAACAGGTAAAAAGCTCTTGGTTCATGTTTACCGAGTTTTATATACAAATCAAAGACTCTTGATAAAACATAATCTGTTGAAGGAAGAATATACTTAGACAAATCATATCCGTCAATTAGAGCATGGTATAAAAGCTTTTTTTGCATTAAAATAACTGAAAAATAAGCTGAATTTGCGCGAGCTTCTTTTGAAAATTTCAATGTGGCTATTGGTATAGCCAATCTATCTATATAGTCGGAATTTAAACATCCAAATGCATATAAACTGACAAATTCTTCATCTTGTTTATATTTTTGAAAATTATTAAAACCTATACTACAAACTTTTTCATATTTTTTATTTTGATATAAAGTAAATAAATTCTGCTTTATATCATATGCAAAAAGATTATAAGTGAGTATAAAAAGTATGATTAATTTCATTTAAATTTTCCTGATTTGATTTCATTTAAAAGTATTTCAGCATTACTTGAATGCGAAACTTTTATATACTCTTGAAGTGTATGAATTGCTTT includes:
- a CDS encoding YebC/PmpR family DNA-binding transcriptional regulator, with translation MGRAFEYRKASKLKRWGAMSKLFPKLGKVITMAAKEGGGDPDMNAKLRTAILNAKAENMPKDNIDAAIKRATAKDSADMKEVNFEGKAPHGVLLFIECATDNNTRTVANVKSTLNKNGGEMLTNGSLEFMFSRKALFEFPLSNDMDIEELELELIDAGLEEIEAEDGVVLVTADYTSFGTMNEALEKMGVEITKATLERIANTPIEISDEEHADVDKILERLEDDEDVQKVYTNLA
- a CDS encoding GspE/PulE family protein produces the protein MDRITTDLLANGSIMKGQVDRLLSKGISENLILRDITLSGFMTMERLVRFIVHQIREGVYDLSIIDNYDYIEEKAVLERLAQELDLLFLDLDSIDMDYNLIEKVPLNQLEKHNAIPISQDDMSVTVAFSDPLDIDAQEAIQRLFPRKILKIALATKKQILSSLYKISLKDSIKDLVKKIRDELNSISTIEEQQEASSILLLIDVVLKTCINSRSSDVHIEPTEKNCMVRGRVDGKLTEMFIFEKDIYPPLASRLKLLANLDIAEKRKPQDGRFSTMVGAREYDFRISTLPILYGESIVMRVLDKQKALVRLEDAGMDSVSYQKLLKGLKAPYGIILVTGPTGSGKTTTLYGALNELRNVEDKIITVEDPVEYRMNLIQQVQVNAKVGLSFADALRSILRQDPDKIMIGEIRDQETLEIAIKAALTGHMVISTLHTNDAISAIPRMADMGIEHYLISGALVAIQAQRLVRKICTYCKAEDTLSASVLEEIDDVVPEGTIFYKGKGCKECADTGYMGREMICEVLNISEELSSLIAKGASKEQMLEQAKGEGFIGLFQNGIQKAIDGITSIEEVLKVAKG
- a CDS encoding type II secretion system F family protein — its product is MKYFVATVLTKGKKEEIGLYAENKKEANSYAKLKFPGIIIKVTESQEPLEAQFKRFKTSFLSNIKKRKIKPDALIAAIRQLAVMTNAGISIHDSLSEIASATTDEALKFVFSKIAEDINAGHSISSAMQNFRYELGNLTIAMVELGEKTGNLDEALYSLANMLEEIRANVVKFKKAMAYPRNVMIAMAIAFTVLISYVVPQFKSIFEELHAQLPLPTLILLKLEYIFNNFGPYVLAIIAIVFFVFKYLINNYENLRYGWHKFLLKVYLIKNIIKFATLSRFTLVFSELIRAGIPIAEALDTATSMVDNLPLKRKLQSVISTVEKGGTLNKGLEETGLFENMIIQMIRAGEDSGTLDTMIKKVAEYYKMRFDAIIDGLSEAIEPIMLLMIASMVLLLALGIFLPMWDMGNAVQGRR
- a CDS encoding YigZ family protein, whose protein sequence is MYYIKKEYENTLEVKQSKFIAHLTPYAEYETLLQKLKQRHPKARHFVTAYRYLNEYEQIVEHSSDDGEPAGTSGKPSLMVLQGRELINTAVIVVRYFGGTKLGTGGLVRAYSDAVNLVIEKADLYEYKKELTKNIVFDYSDVRFIDYECKEFDITISHKEFDSKVSYKITASEENMKNFLTKAARIITIVER